One region of Turicibacter bilis genomic DNA includes:
- a CDS encoding aspartate aminotransferase family protein, giving the protein MIGANQIIEKKKEFLLPSSHRNHFYANPPQIVKGSMQFLYDDQGKEYLDFFAGVSVMNCGHCNPEILEKTIQQMQTLQHTTIIYLTEEMVQLAEKLASVLPGDLRRSFFCCTGSEANEGAMLLARLYTGKNEFIALENGLHGRTYLTMSATGIPMWRADPDLSPKVHFAKTVWDSNTDLEQAAKASIESIKEIIQARGANHIAALIAEPIQGNGGIITPPAWYFKELKQLLEDNGILLIIDEVQTGFARTGKMFAIEHYDVVPDIMTVAKALGNGMPISAFCTTDEVAKAFTKPSASTLGGNPVSSATALAVLDYIEKYELCETAAHLGEMLKEGLIALQAKYSLIKDVRGIGLMLGAELVKEDGQPASEETDVILEKLKDRGIIVGKNGLNRNVLAFQPPLVITEANVQTLLHELDEVLAELQ; this is encoded by the coding sequence ATGATTGGCGCTAATCAAATAATTGAGAAAAAGAAAGAATTCTTACTTCCGTCATCTCATCGTAATCACTTTTATGCGAATCCTCCGCAAATCGTAAAAGGAAGTATGCAATTTTTATATGATGATCAAGGAAAAGAATATTTAGATTTCTTTGCGGGTGTTTCGGTGATGAACTGTGGGCATTGTAATCCAGAAATTTTAGAAAAGACGATTCAACAAATGCAAACCTTACAGCATACGACGATTATTTATTTAACAGAGGAAATGGTTCAGTTAGCTGAGAAACTTGCTTCGGTCTTACCGGGTGATTTACGACGTTCATTCTTCTGTTGTACAGGTTCTGAAGCAAATGAAGGGGCAATGTTACTTGCACGTTTATATACAGGAAAAAATGAGTTTATCGCGTTAGAGAATGGCCTACATGGACGTACCTACTTAACGATGAGTGCAACAGGAATACCAATGTGGCGAGCAGATCCAGATTTATCACCTAAGGTTCACTTTGCAAAAACGGTGTGGGATAGTAACACTGATTTAGAACAAGCTGCAAAAGCGTCAATTGAAAGCATCAAAGAAATTATTCAAGCACGTGGTGCTAATCATATTGCAGCCCTAATCGCAGAACCGATTCAAGGGAATGGGGGAATTATTACTCCACCTGCTTGGTACTTTAAAGAGTTAAAACAATTATTAGAAGATAATGGAATTTTATTAATTATTGATGAAGTTCAAACTGGATTTGCACGAACTGGTAAAATGTTTGCGATTGAGCATTACGATGTGGTGCCTGATATTATGACAGTGGCCAAAGCATTAGGAAATGGGATGCCAATTTCAGCATTCTGTACGACGGATGAAGTAGCAAAGGCTTTTACTAAACCATCGGCATCGACATTAGGGGGAAATCCTGTTTCATCTGCGACTGCGCTTGCCGTGCTTGATTATATTGAAAAATATGAGTTATGTGAGACAGCCGCTCATTTAGGAGAGATGTTAAAAGAGGGACTCATTGCTCTTCAAGCTAAATATTCATTAATTAAAGATGTTCGTGGCATCGGCTTAATGTTAGGGGCGGAGCTAGTTAAAGAAGACGGACAACCTGCTTCAGAGGAAACAGATGTCATTTTAGAAAAGTTAAAGGATCGTGGGATTATCGTTGGAAAGAATGGATTAAATCGAAATGTATTAGCCTTCCAACCGCCACTAGTCATTACGG
- a CDS encoding YecA family protein yields MQNMNDIIKESMIANAIKCNYDESFETILNKLKKPELKAIVDAHGLKGCSSLAKGGLIERIKSTLADSARLEYILCGLDDVMMSDFVMLANETYVSVDDVMSGCVHILYSLGYVLPVMNGKEVVYVMPEVVKEAYQSIDQAALEEAKVRVDLVYLYMKALVNLYGVCEFNQLISVFNQYEAPELTAEEALNVLFCKLTFKGDVQSFGPLLVSDVLLIDSEMDAVALYDMQQDKPYYMPTKEEVMQFGTDQGEWTPQLEQVCKFISENICDDVNVAREIAHEMGVAFTYKYQAKLAFMALESRGIEIESYNVGQALMILLMDAFNYARTWESKGFRQVDQEATSLNDAQSNQVVVPMINPMKSTKVGRNEPCPCQSGKKYKKCCGR; encoded by the coding sequence ATGCAAAATATGAATGATATTATTAAAGAATCGATGATTGCCAATGCGATTAAATGTAATTATGATGAGAGTTTTGAAACAATTTTAAATAAATTAAAGAAACCTGAATTAAAAGCAATCGTGGATGCACATGGTTTAAAAGGATGTTCATCATTAGCTAAAGGTGGATTAATTGAGCGTATCAAATCAACATTAGCAGATTCAGCTCGCTTAGAGTATATTCTTTGTGGATTAGATGACGTCATGATGAGTGATTTCGTAATGCTCGCAAATGAAACGTATGTATCTGTTGATGATGTCATGAGCGGATGCGTTCATATTTTATATAGCCTAGGATATGTTTTACCAGTTATGAATGGTAAAGAGGTTGTTTATGTGATGCCAGAAGTGGTAAAAGAGGCTTACCAATCAATTGATCAAGCAGCTTTAGAAGAGGCTAAAGTTCGAGTTGATTTAGTTTACTTATATATGAAGGCGCTAGTAAATTTATATGGAGTTTGTGAGTTCAATCAGTTAATTTCAGTGTTCAATCAATATGAAGCACCAGAATTAACAGCAGAAGAAGCATTAAACGTGTTATTCTGTAAACTAACATTCAAGGGTGATGTTCAATCATTCGGTCCATTATTAGTAAGCGATGTATTATTAATTGATTCAGAGATGGATGCTGTTGCACTATATGACATGCAACAAGATAAACCTTATTACATGCCAACGAAAGAAGAGGTTATGCAATTTGGTACAGATCAAGGGGAGTGGACACCACAACTAGAACAAGTTTGCAAATTCATTTCTGAAAATATTTGTGATGATGTAAATGTGGCACGTGAAATTGCACATGAAATGGGTGTCGCCTTCACTTATAAATATCAAGCGAAATTAGCTTTTATGGCACTTGAAAGTCGTGGAATTGAAATTGAATCATACAATGTTGGACAAGCATTAATGATTTTATTAATGGATGCTTTCAACTATGCACGCACATGGGAAAGTAAAGGATTCCGTCAAGTGGATCAAGAAGCTACTTCATTAAATGACGCACAATCTAATCAAGTCGTTGTCCCAATGATTAATCCAATGAAATCAACAAAAGTTGGACGTAATGAACCATGCCCATGTCAAAGCGGTAAAAAATACAAAAAATGTTGTGGACGTTAA
- a CDS encoding peptidase U32 family protein — translation MSRYFNQQEVELLAPAGNFEIFKQILHSGADAFYLGGKILNMRLHRKDFNFSNDEIVKAIQMAHELGKKVYVTVNNLLSSEDLLETEHYLRFLESAAPDAIIVQDMSIIALVQKLKLKLNIHASVMMNVHNLETIKKLRELGVTRVVTSRDIDLNTVKLFSVQTDMEFEYFVHGDMCVAHGAQCTYSGILFGNSSNRGRCMKPCRWGYKINHGNLQYNTTFPMAVKDMYMYEHIPELIDAGVVSFKIEGRMRDAEYLIGIINSYRDAIDRYIDDPIVYDRKKESQTLFNNRKRDFSTAYAFGKPGLSNINERYEGTGKFYSTGKVFSKPVNELDLTQKRVEEIQEAFTIEGISHHQPTLSVKVNNYASALMAIEEGVDYIYLSGEVFQPNLPFSKKEIKDLTSQKGQSKIYLGLPTMMYEDDFARYQHLLTDQDLGIDGLLVTNLGSMHKFGSLGYSMRGDHALNIYNAIAANFYQQLGLSTGTISNESPVKNTKELVTQTQLPMEMVVHGSPVVMYMSHDLYENTKVMAPSEQKGRQYQDARPLLLIDDKNNEHPVYRDNKGNNHMLLSKELCYLPLLKSLHELGVKTFRIEGCHYELETLRMIIQTYKKAITNLEECQNLFKSLNYDHLGFTLGALNFN, via the coding sequence ATGAGTCGATATTTTAATCAGCAAGAAGTCGAATTACTTGCGCCGGCAGGAAATTTTGAAATTTTCAAGCAGATTCTTCATAGTGGAGCAGATGCATTTTATTTAGGTGGAAAAATTTTAAATATGCGTCTGCATCGTAAAGATTTTAATTTTTCGAATGATGAGATTGTCAAAGCAATTCAGATGGCACATGAACTTGGAAAGAAAGTTTATGTCACGGTAAATAATTTATTAAGCTCTGAAGATCTGCTAGAGACAGAGCATTATTTACGTTTCTTAGAATCAGCAGCTCCAGATGCGATTATTGTACAAGATATGAGTATTATTGCGCTCGTGCAGAAGTTAAAGTTAAAGTTAAATATTCATGCATCAGTCATGATGAATGTTCATAACTTAGAGACGATTAAAAAGTTACGTGAACTAGGTGTGACGCGTGTAGTGACATCACGAGATATTGATTTAAACACTGTCAAATTATTCTCTGTTCAAACAGATATGGAGTTTGAGTACTTTGTTCATGGTGATATGTGTGTGGCACATGGGGCACAATGTACATATAGTGGAATTTTGTTTGGAAATAGTAGTAATCGTGGACGATGTATGAAACCTTGTCGTTGGGGATATAAAATTAATCATGGGAATTTACAATATAATACAACTTTCCCGATGGCAGTGAAAGATATGTATATGTATGAACATATTCCAGAATTAATTGATGCCGGAGTTGTTTCATTTAAGATTGAAGGGCGTATGAGAGATGCAGAGTATTTAATTGGGATTATTAATAGTTATCGCGATGCGATTGATCGATACATTGATGATCCTATCGTCTATGACCGTAAAAAAGAATCTCAGACATTATTTAATAATCGTAAACGTGATTTTTCGACAGCTTATGCGTTTGGAAAACCAGGTTTAAGTAATATTAATGAACGTTACGAGGGGACTGGAAAATTTTATAGTACGGGGAAAGTCTTTAGTAAACCAGTTAATGAACTTGATCTAACACAAAAGCGTGTCGAAGAAATTCAAGAGGCATTCACTATTGAGGGAATCTCACATCATCAACCAACATTAAGTGTAAAAGTAAATAACTACGCCTCTGCTTTAATGGCCATTGAAGAGGGTGTCGATTATATTTATTTATCGGGCGAGGTTTTCCAACCTAATTTGCCGTTTAGTAAAAAGGAAATTAAAGATTTAACTTCACAAAAAGGACAATCAAAAATTTATTTAGGGTTACCGACCATGATGTATGAGGATGATTTTGCAAGATATCAACATTTATTGACGGATCAAGATTTAGGAATTGATGGACTACTCGTGACAAACTTAGGAAGCATGCATAAGTTTGGATCATTAGGATATTCAATGCGAGGGGACCATGCCTTAAATATCTATAATGCAATTGCAGCTAACTTTTATCAGCAATTAGGTTTAAGCACAGGAACTATTTCAAATGAGTCACCAGTTAAAAATACAAAAGAATTAGTGACTCAAACTCAATTACCGATGGAAATGGTTGTTCATGGTTCACCAGTTGTCATGTATATGAGTCATGATTTATATGAAAATACAAAAGTGATGGCACCAAGTGAACAGAAAGGGCGTCAGTATCAAGATGCCAGACCATTACTTTTAATTGATGATAAAAATAATGAACATCCTGTTTATCGCGATAATAAAGGAAATAATCACATGTTATTATCAAAAGAATTGTGTTATTTACCATTATTAAAATCACTTCATGAATTAGGTGTAAAGACATTTAGAATTGAAGGATGTCATTATGAATTAGAGACGTTAAGAATGATTATTCAAACGTATAAAAAAGCAATCACAAATTTAGAAGAGTGTCAGAATCTATTTAAATCATTAAACTATGATCATTTAGGGTTTACGCTTGGAGCATTAAATTTTAATTAA